Sequence from the Egibacter rhizosphaerae genome:
CGGCCAGGTGGAAGAGCACGAACAGGCCGACGATCACGCCGCTCCAACGCATCGTGCGCGACGCGAAGTCGGCGGCGTTGTAGTCGCGCTTGCTCTGGTACTTCGTCCCGCGCGCCCGCCGGTTGCGCAGCGTGAGCACGGCGGCGGCGTGGATGTGGATCGCGAACGCGGCGATCAGGACGATGCGCACTCCCCAGAGAGCCGCGCCCTCGGGCAGGGCCGGGTAGGCGATCTCGCGCAGCCACGCGGCGTAGTCGTTCAGGGGCTGTGCGCCCTCGAAGAGCTTGAGGTTGCCGACCATGTGGGCGAAGACGTACGCCATGAGCACGATGCCGGTGATCGCCATCGCGTACTTCTTTCCGAGCGACGAGGCATAGAACTCCGCGATCCAGGGGCGCCGACGGTTCCGGGAAGCCGTGGATGTTGCGCCGGTCTGGGTCGCCGCCATCTTCCGTGCTCCTCGCTCGTCGCGGTTCCCGCCGAGCCGCTGCGGTCGCGGGCCACGCGCCGTGAGCGTATCAGCGCCCTATGATCGCGACCCAACGAGGTGGTGGGGGCGTGCATGGTCTCGACGGGCCGATCGCTTGGGTGGGTAGCCTCCGCTCACGCCCTCTCCGAGCCGGGAGGCCCCCGCAGCTCGGCGCGACGAGGAGGCAGCGATGAGCGAGCCGCGCAGGGCCGAGGGTCGGACCGACGCCGGGATCCCGGCCCAGCCCGTCTACCGGCCCGAGGACGTCGCGGACCTCGACTATCAGCGCGATCTCGGTGACCCCGGTGCCTTCCCGTACGCGCGGGGGGTCTACGGCTCGATGTACCGGGGACGGCTCTGGACGATGCGCCAGTACGCCGGCTTCGCGAGCGCCGAGGAGTCCAACCGCCGGTACAAGTACCTCCTCGAGCAGGGTCAGACCGGCCTGTCGGTGGCCTTCGACCTGCCGACGCAGATGGGTTACGACTCC
This genomic interval carries:
- a CDS encoding succinate dehydrogenase cytochrome b subunit, which gives rise to MAATQTGATSTASRNRRRPWIAEFYASSLGKKYAMAITGIVLMAYVFAHMVGNLKLFEGAQPLNDYAAWLREIAYPALPEGAALWGVRIVLIAAFAIHIHAAAVLTLRNRRARGTKYQSKRDYNAADFASRTMRWSGVIVGLFVLFHLADLTFGATNPDFDHADVYGNIVTSFSVWWIAAIYVVANLALAFHLYHGVWSLFQTMGWNQRRFNHWRRYFAVAFAVVVAAGNLSFPIAVQLGIVG